A part of Halobaculum sp. MBLA0143 genomic DNA contains:
- a CDS encoding thioredoxin family protein, with protein sequence MTVRLLDFYADWCGPCKNQDPILEELSGDYPDVDFEKVDVEADQETANEYSVRSLPTLVVENDDGVVQRFVGVTQRDDLEEALGDAGA encoded by the coding sequence ATGACGGTTCGACTCCTCGACTTCTACGCCGACTGGTGTGGCCCCTGTAAGAACCAGGATCCGATCCTGGAGGAGCTGTCGGGCGACTACCCGGACGTGGACTTCGAGAAGGTGGACGTAGAGGCGGACCAGGAGACGGCAAACGAGTACTCCGTCCGCTCGCTGCCGACACTGGTCGTGGAGAACGACGACGGTGTCGTCCAACGGTTCGTCGGCGTCACCCAGCGCGACGACCTGGAGGAAGCGCTGGGCGACGCGGGCGCGTAG
- a CDS encoding NifU family protein has protein sequence MSVDSEGGDNDLRERITNFLRRNFPQIQMHGGSAAIQQLDRESGEVHIQLGGACSGCGISPMTIQAIKSRMTKEITEITEVHADTGMGGGADGDLGGTGSSGDGMSPSFPGDGGDDGEDDEGPQAPF, from the coding sequence ATGAGCGTGGATTCCGAGGGGGGCGACAACGACCTCCGCGAGCGGATCACGAACTTCCTGCGGCGGAACTTCCCGCAGATCCAGATGCACGGCGGAAGCGCGGCGATCCAACAGCTCGACCGCGAGAGCGGTGAGGTCCACATCCAGTTGGGCGGCGCCTGCTCCGGCTGTGGCATCTCGCCGATGACGATCCAGGCGATCAAGTCCCGAATGACCAAGGAGATCACGGAGATCACCGAAGTGCACGCCGACACGGGGATGGGCGGCGGCGCGGACGGCGACCTCGGCGGCACGGGCTCTTCCGGCGACGGGATGTCGCCCTCCTTCCCGGGCGACGGCGGCGACGACGGCGAGGACGACGAAGGGCCGCAGGCTCCCTTCTGA
- a CDS encoding methyl-accepting chemotaxis protein: MRLFSRVRDWFTDSDREDGPPPHEPVGSGPAAAPADTERDDGAGRLAADGGSSPSTDDTPAVTVESGDTTAHDDTASTTDDPPATDDEETASTDERDERSERDEEAEDELNVDDDLLLDSIGSPVFMLDTDGEVVAWNTTVADMTGVTDETALGRDGVDDLFYADGRSDQTLAQQVLEAPESADETFDVQLRDPELLVYATDERVVDPSGETHHCEVTARPLFEDGEFVAVVQTVIDNTTEVRRRESVERLVDEVQATLRELMSGNLDARASFVDEHDCLDDELIGVVDELNQTAETFQETATAVDSQATRLKQAVDRANEAAQRIAQNVGDQNELLEEGVSEMQTFSASMEEVAATAEQVDQAAEQAREAARDGLETSESAREATDEVTEIGQELVDSVTQLGERMDEIEEVVEVISDVADQTNLLALNANIEAARAGEEGDGFAVVAEEVKSLADETRSHTEDITENIEQLQAETADTVTAAEQSHDQITHAAAQIEDVLAAFEEIADAIDEAADGIAEVSRATDDQAATVEELTSTIEDVRERSDQTEDAALEIVEATEQQDDAIDDLSDRVADLRGDAVTDGGHRGATDPAE; this comes from the coding sequence ATGCGGCTGTTCAGCCGGGTACGCGACTGGTTCACCGACTCCGACCGCGAGGACGGGCCACCGCCCCACGAGCCCGTCGGGAGCGGCCCAGCCGCTGCACCCGCCGACACGGAACGGGACGACGGCGCGGGTAGGCTCGCGGCCGACGGCGGCTCGTCCCCCTCCACGGACGACACGCCCGCCGTCACGGTCGAGAGCGGGGACACGACCGCCCACGACGACACGGCGTCGACGACGGACGACCCGCCGGCCACCGACGACGAGGAGACGGCGTCGACCGACGAGAGAGACGAGAGGAGTGAGAGAGACGAGGAGGCGGAAGACGAACTGAACGTCGACGACGACCTCCTGCTCGACAGCATCGGCTCCCCGGTGTTCATGCTCGACACGGACGGGGAGGTCGTCGCCTGGAACACGACGGTCGCCGACATGACCGGCGTCACCGACGAGACGGCGCTGGGTCGAGACGGCGTGGACGACCTGTTCTACGCCGACGGTCGCTCCGACCAGACGCTCGCACAGCAGGTGTTGGAGGCGCCGGAGTCGGCCGACGAGACGTTCGACGTGCAGCTGCGCGACCCGGAGCTGCTCGTGTACGCCACCGACGAGCGGGTGGTCGACCCGTCGGGGGAGACCCACCACTGCGAGGTGACCGCTCGGCCGTTGTTCGAGGACGGGGAGTTCGTCGCCGTCGTCCAGACGGTGATCGACAACACCACCGAGGTCCGTCGGCGCGAGTCCGTCGAGAGACTCGTCGACGAGGTTCAGGCCACGCTCCGGGAGCTGATGTCGGGCAACCTCGACGCCCGGGCCAGCTTCGTGGACGAACACGACTGTCTGGACGACGAGCTGATCGGTGTGGTCGACGAGCTCAACCAGACGGCCGAGACGTTCCAGGAGACGGCGACGGCCGTCGACAGCCAGGCCACGCGGCTCAAGCAGGCGGTCGACCGCGCGAACGAGGCCGCCCAGCGGATCGCCCAGAACGTCGGCGACCAGAACGAACTGCTGGAGGAGGGGGTCTCGGAGATGCAGACGTTCTCCGCGTCGATGGAGGAGGTCGCCGCCACGGCCGAACAGGTGGACCAGGCGGCAGAGCAGGCCCGAGAGGCCGCCCGTGACGGGCTGGAGACCTCCGAGAGCGCCCGCGAGGCGACCGACGAGGTGACGGAGATCGGCCAGGAGCTGGTGGACTCCGTCACGCAGTTGGGCGAGCGGATGGACGAGATCGAGGAGGTCGTCGAGGTGATCTCCGACGTGGCCGACCAGACGAACCTGCTGGCGTTGAACGCCAACATCGAGGCCGCCCGGGCGGGCGAGGAGGGCGACGGGTTCGCCGTCGTCGCCGAGGAGGTCAAGAGCCTGGCAGACGAGACCCGGAGCCACACGGAAGACATCACGGAGAACATCGAACAGCTCCAGGCGGAGACGGCCGACACCGTCACCGCCGCAGAGCAGTCTCACGACCAGATCACCCACGCCGCGGCCCAGATCGAGGACGTGCTCGCGGCCTTCGAGGAGATCGCCGACGCCATCGACGAGGCCGCCGACGGCATCGCGGAGGTGTCGCGCGCCACGGACGACCAGGCGGCGACGGTGGAGGAGCTCACGTCGACCATCGAGGACGTGCGCGAGCGCTCCGACCAGACGGAAGACGCCGCCTTAGAGATCGTGGAGGCGACGGAACAACAGGACGACGCGATCGACGACCTCTCCGACCGGGTTGCGGACCTGCGCGGTGACGCCGTCACCGACGGCGGCCACCGTGGCGCGACCGACCCGGCGGAGTGA
- the hisE gene encoding phosphoribosyl-ATP diphosphatase, producing MTDEAAGSGTTTDGEPTTDETLAELFATIEDRRETLPEDSYTASLFTHEKGEDAVLEKLGEETTELVLAAKNGDEAELRHESADLVYHLLVLLAMEGQELSDLRAELRNRF from the coding sequence GTGACGGACGAGGCGGCGGGCAGCGGGACGACCACCGACGGGGAGCCGACCACGGACGAGACCCTCGCGGAGCTGTTCGCCACCATCGAGGATCGACGCGAGACACTGCCCGAAGACTCCTACACGGCCTCCCTGTTCACCCACGAGAAGGGGGAAGACGCCGTGTTGGAGAAGCTGGGCGAGGAGACGACGGAGCTCGTCTTGGCCGCGAAGAACGGTGACGAGGCGGAACTGCGCCACGAGAGTGCCGATCTGGTCTACCACCTGTTGGTGTTGCTGGCGATGGAGGGCCAGGAGCTGTCGGATCTGCGGGCGGAGCTCCGGAACCGTTTCTGA
- a CDS encoding SDR family NAD(P)-dependent oxidoreductase, with translation MSDTVLLAGVGERLGTGLARAFTGTGQPDRTTDDRSLPGPDARVALLARSPSTVESLAEEIEADGGTATVVTADLTDRTAVADAVDAVRDRLGPVDVAVHNANATGGELDDESSFVQPIRTRIEGGGNLAATLLPAMRERGAGTLLFAGTTHAHDGSERLPGWGAAAFGTRGLARSLARRAGPDGVHVCYVAVGGTIPPADARVGSATAMDPHEVGAAFRRLAAQPPTAWSHEVDLRPDGAPP, from the coding sequence GTGAGTGACACCGTCCTGCTGGCCGGCGTCGGCGAACGGCTCGGTACCGGCCTGGCCCGCGCGTTCACCGGCACCGGACAGCCCGACCGGACGACCGACGACCGCTCGCTGCCGGGGCCCGACGCCCGCGTCGCGTTGTTGGCCCGTTCGCCGTCCACGGTGGAGTCGCTGGCCGAGGAGATCGAGGCGGACGGCGGGACGGCGACGGTCGTCACCGCCGACCTCACGGACCGAACGGCGGTCGCCGACGCCGTCGACGCCGTCCGCGACCGACTCGGCCCGGTGGACGTGGCAGTCCACAACGCGAACGCGACCGGCGGGGAGCTCGACGACGAGTCGTCGTTCGTCCAGCCGATCCGGACCCGAATCGAGGGGGGTGGCAACCTCGCGGCGACACTGCTGCCGGCGATGCGAGAACGCGGCGCGGGGACGCTCCTGTTCGCGGGGACGACACACGCCCACGACGGCAGCGAGCGACTCCCCGGGTGGGGGGCGGCCGCGTTCGGCACCCGCGGGCTCGCCCGGTCGCTGGCCCGACGCGCCGGCCCGGACGGCGTCCACGTCTGTTACGTCGCCGTCGGCGGGACGATCCCGCCGGCCGACGCCCGAGTCGGGTCGGCGACGGCGATGGACCCACACGAGGTCGGCGCGGCGTTCCGCCGACTCGCCGCCCAGCCGCCGACCGCGTGGTCACACGAGGTGGACCTCCGGCCGGACGGCGCCCCGCCGTAG
- the glmM gene encoding phosphoglucosamine mutase translates to MQIFGSSGTRGEVGAAFEPEFVLRVARAAATVWGADRVALARDTRTTGGMFADAAAAGVAATGTDVVRLGVAPTPATVRHCGEASVPGIQITASHNPPEYNGVKLIGPEGSGLPVGELERVEEALLSESFAATAWDDVGNRTQAAVVEPYVDEMLTAVDREAIAAADLTVAVDPGHGAAADAAPAFFRRLGCDVVTVNAQPDGHFPGRPSEPTPETLTDLGRLVQAGDADVGVAHDGDGDRAVFVDETGTVVSGDASLAALAERALSSGDTAVSAVNVSQRLVDVCDRVGADLELTPIGATNIVTRIRELWDADRSVPVAGEGNGGVFFPGYRLSRDGPFVGAKFLELLAEREEPVSEVIRPYTDYHTVRDSLSYDGEDERTAMLSAAETFAEAADAEPQTTDGYRLDYGDAWVLVRESGTEPKLRVYAESDDRDRAGTLAATAADRLREARASA, encoded by the coding sequence ATGCAGATATTCGGGTCCAGCGGCACTCGCGGCGAGGTCGGCGCGGCGTTCGAGCCGGAGTTCGTCCTCCGGGTCGCCCGCGCGGCGGCGACCGTCTGGGGCGCCGACCGGGTCGCGCTCGCACGGGACACCCGGACGACCGGCGGGATGTTCGCCGACGCGGCCGCCGCCGGCGTCGCGGCGACCGGGACGGACGTGGTCCGGCTCGGCGTCGCGCCGACGCCCGCGACAGTGCGTCACTGCGGCGAGGCGTCCGTGCCGGGCATCCAGATCACGGCCTCGCACAACCCGCCGGAGTACAACGGCGTCAAACTGATCGGGCCGGAGGGCAGCGGGCTCCCGGTCGGGGAACTGGAACGGGTGGAGGAGGCGTTGCTGTCGGAGTCGTTCGCGGCGACGGCCTGGGACGACGTGGGCAACCGGACTCAGGCGGCGGTCGTCGAACCGTACGTGGACGAGATGCTGACGGCGGTCGACCGCGAGGCGATCGCGGCCGCGGACCTCACCGTCGCCGTCGACCCTGGCCACGGCGCCGCTGCCGACGCCGCCCCCGCCTTCTTCCGGCGACTGGGTTGTGACGTGGTGACGGTGAACGCCCAGCCGGACGGACACTTCCCCGGGCGGCCGTCGGAGCCGACGCCGGAGACTCTCACCGACCTCGGCCGGCTGGTCCAGGCGGGCGACGCGGACGTCGGGGTCGCACACGACGGCGACGGCGACCGTGCGGTGTTCGTCGACGAGACGGGGACGGTCGTCTCCGGGGACGCCTCGCTGGCGGCGCTGGCCGAGCGGGCGTTGTCCTCGGGCGACACCGCGGTGTCCGCGGTCAACGTCTCACAGCGGCTCGTCGACGTGTGTGATCGGGTCGGTGCCGACCTGGAGCTGACACCCATCGGCGCGACGAACATCGTCACGCGGATCAGGGAGCTGTGGGACGCCGACCGGTCTGTTCCGGTGGCGGGGGAGGGCAACGGCGGCGTGTTCTTCCCGGGCTACCGGCTCTCGCGGGACGGACCGTTCGTCGGCGCGAAGTTCCTGGAGCTGTTGGCCGAGCGCGAGGAGCCGGTCAGCGAGGTGATCCGGCCGTACACCGACTACCACACCGTTCGAGACAGTCTGTCGTACGACGGGGAAGACGAGCGGACGGCGATGCTCTCGGCCGCCGAGACGTTCGCCGAGGCGGCAGACGCCGAGCCACAGACGACGGACGGCTACCGGCTGGACTACGGCGACGCCTGGGTGTTGGTGCGGGAGTCCGGAACGGAGCCGAAGCTGCGGGTGTACGCCGAGTCCGACGACCGCGACCGGGCGGGGACGCTGGCGGCGACGGCGGCCGACCGGCTCCGGGAGGCGCGGGCGTCGGCGTGA
- the hisH gene encoding imidazole glycerol phosphate synthase subunit HisH, whose product MSENDPAVVVVDYGLGNLRSVTRGLERAGASVTVSTEPSAIHDADGVVLPGVGAFREGMENAAPYREALTEYAADGGPLLGICLGMQMLLSSSEEAERAGEGDADGLDLIPGRNVRFTEAEPVPQMGWNDLSVTRDHPLVDGVGGEYAYFVHSYYAVPESADATVAETTYDGETFAAVVANEAGNVFGTQFHPEKSGDTGLRILENFVGLCEAGVESATHP is encoded by the coding sequence ATGAGCGAGAACGACCCCGCGGTCGTCGTCGTGGACTACGGGCTGGGCAACCTCCGGAGCGTCACCCGTGGGCTGGAACGGGCCGGCGCGTCGGTGACAGTGTCGACGGAGCCGTCCGCGATCCACGACGCCGACGGCGTGGTGTTGCCGGGCGTGGGCGCGTTCCGGGAGGGGATGGAGAACGCGGCGCCGTACCGCGAGGCGCTGACGGAGTACGCCGCCGACGGCGGCCCGTTGCTGGGGATCTGTCTGGGGATGCAGATGCTGTTGTCCAGCAGCGAGGAGGCCGAGCGGGCCGGCGAGGGTGACGCCGACGGGTTGGACCTGATCCCCGGCCGGAACGTCCGGTTCACCGAGGCGGAGCCGGTGCCACAGATGGGGTGGAACGACCTGTCGGTGACGCGCGACCACCCGCTGGTCGACGGTGTCGGCGGGGAGTACGCCTACTTCGTCCACTCCTACTACGCGGTGCCGGAGTCGGCGGACGCGACCGTCGCCGAGACCACCTACGACGGGGAGACGTTCGCCGCGGTCGTCGCCAACGAGGCCGGCAACGTGTTCGGAACCCAGTTCCACCCGGAGAAGAGCGGGGACACTGGACTCCGGATTCTGGAGAACTTCGTCGGACTGTGTGAGGCCGGCGTGGAGTCGGCGACCCACCCCTGA
- a CDS encoding 50S ribosomal protein L40e, with protein sequence MAKFEAAEERTLDRMICMRCNARNSPRATRCRKCGYDNLRPKAKETRAA encoded by the coding sequence ATGGCAAAGTTCGAGGCCGCAGAAGAACGGACGCTAGACCGGATGATCTGTATGCGGTGTAACGCCCGGAACTCCCCGCGGGCCACCCGCTGCCGGAAGTGTGGCTACGACAACCTCCGCCCGAAGGCGAAGGAGACCCGAGCGGCGTAG
- a CDS encoding 50S ribosomal protein L16, with the protein MSDKPASMYREISKPAYTRREYITGIPGSKIAQHNMGDLQSDPDDYPVHISLEVEEELQIRHDSLESARLSANRHLIKELGEGNYKMMLRKFPHQVLRENKQATGAGADRVSDGMRQAFGKPVGTAARVDKNATIFTAYCDVDQADEVKEAFRRAYNKMSPPCRIVVEKGEELLVR; encoded by the coding sequence ATGTCGGACAAGCCGGCCTCCATGTACCGGGAGATCAGCAAGCCCGCGTACACACGACGGGAGTACATTACGGGCATCCCCGGCTCGAAGATCGCACAGCACAACATGGGCGACCTCCAGTCGGACCCGGACGACTACCCGGTCCACATCTCTCTGGAGGTGGAAGAGGAGCTCCAGATCCGCCACGACTCGCTGGAGTCCGCGCGGCTGTCGGCCAACCGCCACCTGATCAAGGAGCTGGGTGAGGGCAACTACAAGATGATGCTCCGGAAGTTCCCCCACCAGGTGCTGCGGGAGAACAAGCAGGCGACCGGTGCCGGCGCCGACCGTGTCTCCGACGGGATGCGGCAGGCGTTCGGGAAGCCGGTCGGCACCGCGGCCCGTGTCGACAAGAACGCCACCATCTTCACCGCCTACTGTGACGTGGACCAGGCCGACGAGGTGAAGGAGGCGTTCCGCCGCGCGTACAACAAGATGTCGCCGCCGTGCCGGATCGTCGTCGAGAAGGGCGAGGAGCTGCTCGTCCGGTAG
- the pdxT gene encoding pyridoxal 5'-phosphate synthase glutaminase subunit PdxT, translating into MKAGVIAVQGDVSEHAAAIRSAAAAHGLDAEVVEIRESGVVPECDVLLVPGGESTTISRLVGDEGIDREIVDHVAADKPILATCAGLIVASTDANDERVDTLDVLDVTVDRNAFGRQADSFEAPLDVDGLDEPFPAVFIRAPVVDEVGDDVEVVARWDGDPVAVRQGPVVATAFHPELTGDHRVHDLAFFPDGADGTDDADGSDDEVAA; encoded by the coding sequence ATGAAGGCTGGCGTCATCGCGGTCCAGGGCGACGTGTCGGAGCACGCGGCGGCGATCCGTTCTGCGGCCGCCGCACACGGGCTCGACGCCGAGGTCGTCGAGATCCGAGAGTCCGGTGTCGTCCCCGAGTGTGACGTGTTGCTCGTCCCCGGCGGGGAGTCGACGACCATCTCTCGACTCGTCGGCGACGAGGGAATCGACCGAGAGATCGTCGATCACGTCGCCGCCGACAAGCCTATCCTGGCGACGTGTGCGGGACTGATCGTCGCGTCGACGGACGCGAACGACGAGCGCGTGGACACGCTGGACGTGTTGGACGTGACGGTCGACCGCAACGCCTTCGGTCGCCAGGCGGACTCGTTCGAGGCACCCCTCGACGTCGACGGGCTCGACGAGCCGTTCCCGGCGGTGTTCATCCGCGCACCCGTCGTCGACGAGGTCGGCGACGACGTCGAGGTGGTGGCTCGGTGGGACGGCGACCCCGTGGCCGTCCGACAGGGCCCGGTCGTCGCCACCGCGTTCCACCCGGAGCTGACGGGCGACCACCGCGTCCACGACCTAGCGTTCTTCCCCGACGGGGCAGACGGGACGGACGACGCAGACGGGTCGGACGACGAGGTGGCGGCGTGA
- a CDS encoding ferredoxin: MRLEFDRDTCVGMYQCVAEWDAFEENRDDGKADLPDAEEIDEELFSLTVPEGAELDAKFAARACPVDAIAVYDDDGEQIV, from the coding sequence ATGCGCCTCGAGTTCGACCGGGACACCTGCGTCGGGATGTACCAGTGTGTCGCGGAGTGGGACGCCTTCGAGGAGAACCGCGACGACGGGAAGGCCGACCTCCCGGACGCAGAGGAGATCGACGAGGAGCTGTTCTCGCTGACGGTGCCCGAGGGAGCGGAGCTGGACGCCAAGTTCGCCGCCCGGGCGTGTCCCGTCGACGCGATCGCCGTCTACGACGACGACGGCGAACAGATCGTCTGA
- a CDS encoding MBL fold metallo-hydrolase, with protein sequence MDVHTVTAGATEFTCNAYLVTGRVPTLIDAGAMPGVENEIARYTDDVDRVVLTHQHGDHVAELDAVLDAFDADLYAAGDHPRRAVPLADGDEVTVGDADYEVVGTPGHADDHVSLVGETTVFSGDLVVYDDGAFDDGSFGRTDMTGQSRETLIESVRALLDRLPASATRLCAGHGSVFDAEESDDSLRDVVERALRRAERREPKYPDE encoded by the coding sequence ATGGATGTCCACACCGTCACCGCCGGCGCGACGGAGTTCACCTGTAACGCCTACCTCGTCACCGGGCGCGTCCCGACGCTGATCGACGCGGGGGCGATGCCCGGCGTCGAGAACGAGATCGCCCGTTACACGGACGACGTCGATCGGGTGGTCCTCACCCACCAACACGGCGACCACGTCGCCGAGTTGGACGCCGTGTTGGACGCCTTCGACGCGGACCTGTACGCTGCCGGCGACCACCCGCGTCGGGCGGTCCCGTTGGCCGACGGGGACGAGGTGACCGTCGGCGACGCGGACTACGAGGTCGTGGGGACGCCGGGCCACGCCGACGACCACGTCTCGCTGGTCGGCGAGACCACCGTCTTCTCCGGTGACCTAGTGGTGTACGACGACGGTGCCTTCGACGACGGCTCCTTCGGCCGGACGGACATGACCGGCCAGTCCAGAGAGACGTTGATCGAGAGCGTCCGGGCGCTCCTGGATCGACTGCCCGCGTCCGCGACCCGGCTGTGCGCCGGTCACGGGAGCGTGTTCGACGCCGAGGAGTCGGACGACAGCCTCCGCGACGTCGTCGAACGAGCCCTGCGTCGGGCAGAACGGCGCGAACCGAAGTACCCCGACGAGTGA
- a CDS encoding preprotein translocase subunit Sec61beta, producing MSSGQNSGGLMSSAGLVRYFDAEDRNAIRLDPKTVVAIGVTFGVLVLIAQFAV from the coding sequence ATGAGCAGTGGCCAGAACAGCGGTGGACTGATGTCGTCTGCCGGGCTCGTTCGGTACTTCGACGCCGAGGACCGCAACGCCATCAGACTCGACCCGAAGACGGTCGTTGCGATCGGTGTCACGTTCGGTGTTCTCGTGTTGATCGCACAGTTCGCGGTGTGA
- the nucS gene encoding endonuclease NucS has protein sequence MTDPTVVHDPSHRAALWELEAAFDRGALVTVYGACTVEYDGRASSSLGEGRRLLVVKPDGTALVHTDEGHEPVNWQPPGSRHRAAVRDGRLRVRTERDSPDERLDVWFSTVDHLVAYPVSGRRSVAVDGTEADLRERVLAEPSLVAPGFTVAATERETDAGAVDVFGHDGDGRPTVVELKRRRVGPDAVGQLRRYVVAVERELAASATDEPTVRGVLVAPSVTDRAAELLARAGFEHVAVDPPGGGTRDAGGDGDDGADERRSE, from the coding sequence GTGACGGACCCGACCGTCGTCCACGACCCCTCCCACCGGGCGGCGCTGTGGGAGTTGGAGGCCGCGTTCGACCGCGGGGCGCTCGTCACCGTCTACGGCGCCTGCACCGTCGAGTACGACGGCCGGGCGTCGTCGTCACTGGGTGAGGGCCGACGGCTGCTCGTGGTGAAGCCGGACGGCACCGCCCTGGTCCACACGGACGAGGGCCACGAGCCGGTGAACTGGCAGCCGCCGGGGTCGCGTCACCGCGCCGCCGTCCGCGACGGGCGGCTCCGCGTGCGGACGGAACGCGACAGTCCCGACGAACGGCTGGACGTGTGGTTCTCGACGGTGGACCACCTCGTCGCGTACCCAGTGAGCGGGCGGCGGTCAGTCGCGGTCGACGGGACGGAGGCGGACCTCCGGGAGCGAGTGTTGGCGGAGCCGTCGCTGGTCGCGCCCGGGTTCACCGTCGCCGCGACGGAGCGTGAGACGGACGCCGGCGCCGTCGACGTGTTCGGTCACGACGGGGACGGCCGGCCGACCGTCGTCGAGCTGAAGCGCCGCCGGGTCGGGCCGGACGCAGTCGGGCAGCTCCGGCGGTACGTGGTCGCCGTCGAGCGAGAACTGGCGGCGTCCGCGACGGACGAACCGACCGTCCGAGGGGTGCTCGTCGCCCCGTCCGTGACGGACCGCGCGGCGGAGCTGTTGGCCCGGGCGGGGTTCGAACACGTCGCCGTCGACCCCCCGGGGGGAGGGACCCGAGACGCGGGGGGTGACGGCGACGACGGAGCGGACGAGCGTCGCTCGGAGTGA
- a CDS encoding SDR family NAD(P)-dependent oxidoreductase has translation MQPDLSDRTALVTGSATGIGRGFLLSCARAGADVAVHYNTSEAEAEATAAEARDLGVDATTVQGDVTDADDVDRLFDAVETDLGAVDVLVNNVGSFAPDHWAELSVETWREVLETNVTATYLCCRRAVPAMRETGWGRVVNVGYAGSEKALVNPKNAPYFIAKTGVLMFTRMLAADTTEDGITVNAVSPYVVETSDAFPEDAPRGRWATVSDLVAVLEFFLSDAASYVSGENVEVDGGYLPEKV, from the coding sequence GTGCAGCCCGACCTCTCCGACCGAACTGCGCTCGTCACCGGCAGTGCGACCGGCATCGGCCGCGGGTTCCTGTTGTCGTGTGCCCGCGCCGGTGCCGACGTAGCCGTCCACTACAACACGAGCGAGGCCGAGGCGGAGGCGACCGCCGCCGAGGCCCGCGACCTGGGCGTCGACGCGACGACCGTCCAGGGGGACGTGACCGACGCCGACGACGTCGACCGCCTGTTTGACGCCGTCGAGACCGACCTGGGAGCCGTCGACGTGCTCGTCAACAACGTCGGCTCGTTCGCACCGGACCACTGGGCGGAGCTGTCCGTCGAGACCTGGCGCGAGGTGCTGGAGACGAACGTCACCGCGACGTACCTCTGTTGTCGTCGTGCCGTGCCGGCGATGCGGGAGACCGGGTGGGGGCGCGTCGTCAACGTCGGCTACGCCGGCAGCGAGAAGGCGCTGGTCAACCCCAAGAACGCGCCGTACTTCATCGCCAAGACCGGCGTGCTGATGTTCACCCGGATGCTCGCCGCCGACACGACCGAAGACGGGATCACGGTCAACGCCGTCTCGCCGTACGTCGTCGAGACCTCCGACGCCTTCCCCGAGGACGCGCCGCGTGGCCGTTGGGCGACCGTGTCGGACCTGGTCGCGGTGCTGGAGTTCTTCCTGTCCGACGCCGCGAGCTACGTCTCCGGCGAGAACGTGGAGGTCGACGGCGGCTACCTCCCCGAGAAGGTGTGA
- a CDS encoding bacteriorhodopsin, with protein sequence MVVPEPGSLQSLSLWIGSVAMGLAALKFLWDGWSVRDPETQEYYVITIFVPAIAAVSYFSMATGFGVVSFDAGPGMGETVIYWARYADWLFTTPLLLLDLCLLAEADRNTIYTLVGLDVFMIGTGVAGALAREGQTIRVVWWAISTGALLVLLYLLFETLSEQASRLSADRASLFGRLRNLVIGLWLLYPVIWILGTEGGVELFGLGVETALFAVLDVAAKVGFGALLLRSREVWASDAAGSAAPADD encoded by the coding sequence ATGGTCGTACCGGAACCGGGGTCGCTCCAGTCGTTGAGCCTGTGGATCGGGAGCGTGGCGATGGGGTTGGCTGCGCTGAAGTTCCTGTGGGACGGGTGGTCGGTCAGGGATCCCGAGACCCAGGAGTACTACGTCATCACGATCTTCGTGCCGGCGATCGCGGCCGTGTCGTACTTCTCGATGGCCACCGGCTTCGGGGTCGTCAGCTTCGACGCCGGCCCGGGGATGGGTGAGACGGTGATCTACTGGGCGCGGTACGCCGACTGGCTGTTCACGACGCCGTTGCTCCTGTTGGACCTGTGTCTGTTGGCGGAGGCCGACCGGAACACGATCTACACGCTGGTCGGGCTGGACGTGTTCATGATCGGGACGGGCGTCGCCGGCGCCCTCGCCCGCGAGGGCCAGACGATCCGTGTCGTCTGGTGGGCGATCTCGACCGGGGCGTTGCTCGTGTTGTTGTACCTCCTGTTCGAGACGCTGTCGGAACAGGCCAGCCGGCTGTCGGCCGATCGGGCGTCGTTGTTCGGCCGGCTGCGCAACCTCGTCATCGGACTGTGGCTGTTGTACCCCGTGATCTGGATTCTCGGGACGGAAGGGGGGGTCGAACTGTTCGGACTCGGCGTGGAGACGGCGTTGTTCGCCGTCTTGGACGTGGCCGCGAAGGTGGGCTTCGGTGCGCTCCTCCTGCGGAGCCGGGAGGTGTGGGCGTCGGACGCCGCCGGCTCGGCGGCGCCGGCCGACGACTGA